The proteins below are encoded in one region of Ferruginibacter lapsinanis:
- a CDS encoding Rne/Rng family ribonuclease — MTKELIINVAPQGVEIALMEDKKLVELHNEKADANFAVGDLYLGKVKKLIPGLNAAFIDVGFEKDAFLHYTDLSPYVRSILKFTNLSIADKSEGGLDFGKFTVEPEIVKTGKIAEVLSGKPNVLVQILKEPIAAKGPRLSCELSLPGRFVVITPFNDIIAVSRKIHSAEERKRLHKIIEAIKPKNFGVIVRTAAEGKNTAELHDDLLSLVNTWKTIQKNLNGAVPPAKILSEQAKATSMLRDLLNEDFNRIVVNDKNIFNDTKNYIQRIAPEKVDIVTYYNNGSPIFDSFGITKQVKSSFGKTVNLPSGAYLIIEHTEALHVIDVNSGYKSVSNNQEQNALETNLEAAEEIARQMRLRDLGGIIVVDFIDMKLMDNRKRLADAMEEFMRTDRAKHAVLPISKFGLMQVTRQRMKPEMNINTSEVCPSCNGTGKISSTLVLEDEIEKNLSYLIMQKHKGLTVEVHPILFAYLTKGFPSKRRRWSWKYKQTIKLKANSNYHLTEFHFFDNNYDEIKL, encoded by the coding sequence TTGACAAAGGAATTGATTATAAATGTTGCACCTCAGGGCGTAGAGATCGCTTTGATGGAGGACAAGAAATTAGTGGAGTTGCACAATGAAAAAGCTGATGCAAACTTTGCTGTGGGAGACCTATATCTTGGAAAAGTAAAAAAACTGATCCCGGGTTTAAATGCGGCCTTTATAGATGTAGGTTTTGAAAAAGATGCCTTTTTACATTATACTGATCTAAGTCCATATGTAAGATCCATATTAAAATTCACGAATCTTTCCATTGCCGATAAAAGTGAAGGTGGTTTAGATTTTGGAAAGTTTACAGTAGAGCCGGAAATTGTTAAGACAGGTAAAATTGCCGAAGTTTTAAGCGGCAAGCCTAATGTATTGGTTCAGATCTTAAAAGAGCCGATTGCCGCAAAAGGTCCTCGCCTTAGTTGCGAATTATCTCTTCCCGGAAGATTTGTTGTCATCACTCCTTTTAATGACATTATCGCTGTTTCCCGTAAGATACATAGTGCCGAAGAAAGAAAAAGATTACATAAAATAATTGAAGCGATCAAACCAAAGAATTTTGGTGTAATTGTTCGTACAGCAGCGGAAGGAAAAAACACAGCCGAATTACACGATGATCTTTTGTCATTGGTAAACACCTGGAAAACAATTCAGAAAAATCTAAACGGAGCGGTGCCTCCAGCAAAAATATTAAGTGAGCAGGCCAAAGCTACCAGTATGCTTCGTGATCTGTTAAACGAAGATTTTAATCGTATTGTAGTAAATGATAAAAACATTTTCAATGATACAAAAAATTATATCCAGCGAATAGCGCCTGAGAAAGTTGACATCGTTACTTACTACAATAACGGCTCTCCCATTTTCGATAGTTTTGGTATTACCAAGCAAGTAAAGTCTTCTTTTGGTAAAACAGTCAATCTCCCAAGTGGTGCTTACCTTATCATAGAACATACTGAAGCATTACACGTAATAGATGTAAACAGTGGATATAAAAGTGTAAGTAATAATCAGGAACAAAATGCCCTGGAGACCAATTTGGAAGCGGCCGAAGAAATTGCAAGACAAATGAGACTGAGAGATCTGGGCGGCATTATTGTTGTAGATTTCATCGATATGAAACTGATGGACAATCGTAAACGCCTTGCTGATGCAATGGAAGAGTTTATGCGTACCGACAGAGCAAAACATGCTGTATTGCCTATCAGCAAATTTGGTTTGATGCAGGTTACACGTCAGCGCATGAAACCTGAAATGAATATTAATACCAGCGAAGTTTGTCCGAGTTGCAATGGCACAGGAAAAATTTCTTCTACACTGGTATTAGAAGATGAGATAGAAAAAAATCTGAGCTATCTTATCATGCAAAAACATAAGGGTTTAACAGTAGAGGTACATCCCATCTTATTTGCATACCTCACAAAAGGTTTCCCAAGCAAACGCCGCAGGTGGAGCTGGAAATACAAACAAACTATAAAACTAAAAGCAAACAGTAATTATCATCTCACAGAATTTCATTTCTTCGATAATAATTATGATGAGATAAAGCTATAA
- a CDS encoding glutamine synthetase beta-grasp domain-containing protein codes for MSSSKLEYIWLDGYQPIQSLRSKTKIEKDFSGKLEDCPMWCFDGSSTEQAPGGSSDCLLKPVYIAKDPQRKNGYLVMCEVLNPDGSAHVSNGRALINDDDNDFWFGFEQEYFLWNPETNKPIGFPDGGYPRPQGPYYCSVGAKNAYGRDMVEEHLDVCLEAGLNVEGINAEVAAGQWEFQIFAKGAKEAGDQIWIARYLLERIGEKYGISINWECKPLGSLDWNGSGMHANFSNTTLRTCGSREVFEQICEAFRPYVKEHIAVYGPDNHLRLTGKHETAAIDEFKFGVSDRGASIRIPIGSVERGWKGWLEDRRPNSAADPYKVAARIIKTVKTAPVASLNGKAKAEAMA; via the coding sequence ATGTCATCCTCAAAATTAGAGTACATCTGGCTTGATGGTTATCAACCTATCCAAAGCTTACGCAGCAAAACAAAAATTGAAAAAGATTTTTCAGGCAAATTAGAAGATTGCCCAATGTGGTGTTTTGACGGCTCTTCTACAGAGCAGGCACCAGGCGGTTCTTCAGATTGTCTATTGAAACCTGTTTACATAGCAAAGGATCCACAACGCAAAAATGGTTACCTGGTAATGTGTGAAGTATTGAATCCTGACGGATCAGCTCACGTAAGTAATGGCAGAGCGTTGATCAATGATGATGACAATGATTTTTGGTTTGGTTTCGAACAGGAATACTTCCTTTGGAATCCAGAAACAAACAAACCAATCGGTTTTCCTGATGGAGGATACCCTCGTCCGCAAGGACCATACTACTGTTCAGTAGGAGCAAAAAATGCTTATGGCCGTGACATGGTGGAAGAACATTTAGATGTTTGTCTGGAAGCTGGTCTGAATGTTGAAGGTATCAATGCAGAGGTAGCTGCAGGCCAATGGGAATTCCAGATCTTCGCTAAAGGTGCAAAAGAAGCCGGCGACCAAATTTGGATAGCACGCTATTTATTAGAAAGAATAGGCGAAAAATATGGTATCTCTATCAATTGGGAATGTAAACCATTAGGTAGCCTTGATTGGAACGGAAGTGGTATGCACGCTAACTTCTCTAATACTACTTTAAGAACTTGCGGAAGCCGTGAAGTATTTGAGCAAATCTGCGAAGCTTTCAGACCTTATGTTAAAGAACATATCGCTGTATATGGCCCGGACAATCATCTTCGTTTAACCGGTAAACACGAAACTGCTGCTATCGACGAATTTAAATTCGGGGTATCAGATAGAGGAGCTTCTATCAGAATTCCTATCGGAAGTGTTGAAAGAGGTTGGAAAGGTTGGTTAGAAGACCGTCGTCCAAACAGCGCTGCAGATCCATATAAAGTGGCTGCACGTATTATTAAAACTGTAAAAACAGCTCCTGTTGCTTCTCTGAACGGAAAAGCTAAAGCTGAGGCAATGGCGTAA
- a CDS encoding HU family DNA-binding protein, whose product MRKADLINQISEKTGIPKVDVLVSLETMFKEIKQSLIAGENIYIRGFGSFITKKRAAKIGRNIKKNIAVEIPEHYIPAFKPAKEFVQEVKNKKIEDTPISED is encoded by the coding sequence ATGAGAAAAGCAGACCTAATCAATCAAATTTCAGAAAAAACCGGCATACCAAAAGTTGATGTATTGGTAAGCCTTGAAACAATGTTCAAAGAAATAAAGCAATCTCTGATAGCCGGAGAGAACATATACATACGTGGCTTTGGCAGCTTTATAACGAAAAAAAGAGCCGCAAAGATCGGACGAAATATTAAGAAAAATATTGCAGTAGAAATTCCGGAACACTATATCCCCGCCTTTAAACCTGCGAAAGAATTTGTTCAGGAAGTAAAAAATAAGAAAATAGAAGATACGCCAATAAGTGAGGATTAG
- a CDS encoding tetratricopeptide repeat protein encodes MKKQQIFLAAGGLCLLVILFIFGKTVAKKEPVAGMPANLGVPKFAVADLIKSAKQKLPLYQVDYLDKIENGVSRGDVKELQIKNLDALAGFWEDSVHDHDLHLFYTSESAKLVNSEKNLTFAAQLMLASLRNEQDIAKRGWKAEQAIELFDKAIVLNPNNDNLKVGKGSCYVFGKGMAGEAQETMKGIQELLQVVKRDSTNMEAQLVLGIGGVISTQYDKAINRLNIVVNNQPDNAEAISWLADAYAGKGDKQNALKWYQISKRIVNNPHYSKEVDERIKQLK; translated from the coding sequence GTGAAAAAACAACAAATATTTCTTGCTGCAGGAGGCCTATGCCTTTTGGTGATTTTATTCATTTTTGGCAAAACGGTCGCAAAAAAAGAACCCGTTGCAGGTATGCCTGCCAATCTTGGCGTGCCTAAGTTTGCAGTTGCCGACCTAATTAAGTCTGCAAAGCAAAAACTCCCTTTGTATCAGGTTGATTATCTGGACAAAATAGAAAATGGTGTGTCCAGGGGTGATGTAAAAGAGCTGCAAATTAAAAACCTTGATGCCTTGGCCGGCTTCTGGGAAGATTCCGTTCATGACCATGACTTACATTTATTTTATACTTCAGAGAGTGCAAAGTTGGTAAATTCTGAAAAAAACCTCACCTTTGCAGCCCAATTGATGTTGGCTAGCTTGCGCAACGAGCAGGATATAGCTAAAAGAGGTTGGAAAGCCGAACAGGCAATAGAGTTATTTGATAAGGCAATAGTACTAAATCCCAACAACGACAATTTAAAAGTTGGAAAGGGAAGTTGCTACGTATTTGGTAAGGGGATGGCAGGCGAAGCTCAGGAAACCATGAAAGGTATACAAGAGTTATTGCAAGTGGTTAAAAGAGATAGTACCAATATGGAGGCACAGTTAGTATTAGGAATCGGCGGTGTAATTTCTACTCAATACGATAAAGCGATCAATCGTTTAAATATTGTAGTTAATAACCAACCCGATAATGCCGAAGCTATATCATGGTTAGCAGATGCTTATGCCGGAAAAGGAGATAAACAGAATGCGCTGAAATGGTATCAAATAAGTAAAAGAATTGTAAATAATCCACATTATAGCAAAGAGGTAGATGAAAGGATTAAACAATTGAAGTAG
- a CDS encoding zinc metallopeptidase — MTMGIMAISVVFMLIGMFVQFRLKSKFKQYTDVPTSSRMSGKEVAQKMLRDNGIYDVDVVSVPGFLSDHYDPTKKTVNLSPDVFEGRNVAAAAVAAHECGHAVQHATAYSMLQLRSKLVPVTQISTNLSQWVILAGIGFMGFGGGNQTILLIGIVLFAVSTLFTVVTLPVEFDASARALKWLNTANITTSDEDAKAKDALKWAALTYVVAALSSIAMLVYYIMIYNGRSRD; from the coding sequence ATGACAATGGGAATTATGGCGATATCAGTAGTATTTATGCTGATTGGTATGTTTGTTCAATTCAGATTAAAAAGTAAGTTTAAACAATACACAGATGTGCCTACTTCATCGAGAATGAGTGGTAAAGAAGTAGCTCAAAAAATGCTGAGAGACAATGGCATTTACGATGTGGATGTTGTATCAGTTCCCGGATTTTTGTCAGATCATTATGATCCGACTAAAAAAACGGTCAATCTTAGTCCGGATGTGTTTGAAGGGAGAAATGTAGCTGCAGCCGCTGTGGCGGCGCATGAATGCGGACATGCAGTACAACATGCAACGGCGTATTCGATGTTGCAATTGAGAAGTAAGTTAGTGCCTGTAACCCAGATTAGCACTAATCTTTCTCAATGGGTAATTCTTGCAGGTATTGGTTTCATGGGTTTTGGCGGTGGCAATCAAACCATACTGTTAATTGGTATTGTACTGTTTGCAGTATCAACTTTATTTACTGTTGTTACTTTACCGGTTGAATTTGATGCATCGGCAAGAGCTTTGAAATGGTTGAATACTGCCAATATAACAACCAGTGATGAAGATGCAAAAGCTAAAGATGCGTTAAAATGGGCTGCGTTGACTTACGTTGTGGCTGCACTTTCCTCTATTGCTATGTTGGTGTATTATATAATGATCTATAATGGACGAAGCAGAGATTAA